A window of Primulina tabacum isolate GXHZ01 chromosome 4, ASM2559414v2, whole genome shotgun sequence contains these coding sequences:
- the LOC142541564 gene encoding uncharacterized protein LOC142541564 — MSSFNSQIQSLSLTLFITALLIFARPLSSSAALESSPAPQPSGDDISPQSPSPSPSPSPSPSPIVFSPPAPTPSDLSPPSASPAPEPGTDEKKSPTPAPAVAGDVNQPDVDDVESNEESSGGLSGPKKAGIALGVIAGVCIVGFSGFVYKKRQQNLRRSQFGSATRRDFL; from the coding sequence ATGTCTTCGTTCAATTCCCAGATTCAATCTCTGTCATTAACCCTTTTCATCACTGCATTACTAATCTTCGCACGACCCTTGTCCTCCTCCGCCGCGCTGGAATCTTCACCAGCTCCTCAGCCGTCAGGGGACGATATTTCCCCGCAGAGTCCGAGTCCGAGTCCGAGTCCTTCTCCTTCCCCCTCGCCCATTGTCTTCTCCCCTCCCGCTCCTACGCCGTCAGATCTGTCTCCGCCATCCGCTTCCCCGGCTCCTGAGCCTGGGACAGATGAGAAGAAGTCTCCAACACCGGCCCCGGCTGTGGCGGGTGATGTTAACCAGCCGGATGTGGATGACGTGGAGTCGAACGAGGAGTCCTCCGGAGGGTTGAGTGGGCCCAAGAAAGCCGGGATTGCGCTTGGAGTCATCGCCGGAGTGTGCATTGTCGGATTTTCCGGTTTCGTCTACAAAAAACGCCAGCAGAATCTCCGCCGCTCGCAGTTCGGATCCGCCACGAGGAGAGATTTTCTGTAA